The segment TGGGTGTCGGTCAGTCTTGCGTTTGGCATTGTCAGGCCTTTACCCGAACCGATAATGCTTTTTAACGTCTTTACGGATTTTCCAGGTGCAGGACATGCCGGTGGGGAAGGTGACCAGATCCCCTTTGCCGACTTCGACCGGTTCCTGCCCTTCGGGTGTGACGACAACATCGCCTTCCAGGAAGTAGCAGGTCTCAGATTCATCGTAGGACCAGGGAAATTCCGATGATTCCTTGGTCCATATGGGCCAGTCGCTGACACCCAGCTCTTTGAGTTGCTCAGGGCTGGGATTGCGAATCACTTTAATCTTGCTCATGTTATCTCCTTCAAGGTTTGATGGTTGTTTGCATATAGCCGTTTTGCGTTATGACGATACCGCGCTTCAAAAAATCTTTCATAATGGTATCATAGATGGGCCGGTATTCGGCATTAAAATACAGATCAACGGTTTCCTTATACCAGTGGGTTTTCATCAGGTCATCATAAAATGAATTTTCATCCACAGTTTTGCGCATCATCAAAGTATAAATGGATATTTTTTTCAACAGGTCGAGACCCATTTGATCACGATGGTTCAGAAAGTGATTGAGCCGTCTGCGGGTTCTCGTCAGGGCTTTATGCATATCCGTGAATGCTGGGCCGTGTCCGGGATAAACGATCTGAACGTCGAGAGCCGACAGTTTTTCAAGGGACTCCAGCATTTGAAAGGGCGCTGCACTGCCCTCGATCTGCAGGGTCATAACGGCCATATCGTTTTTCCAGAGGGTATCGGAAGAG is part of the Desulfobacterales bacterium genome and harbors:
- a CDS encoding cupin domain-containing protein — its product is MSKIKVIRNPSPEQLKELGVSDWPIWTKESSEFPWSYDESETCYFLEGDVVVTPEGQEPVEVGKGDLVTFPTGMSCTWKIRKDVKKHYRFG